One genomic segment of Caldimonas brevitalea includes these proteins:
- a CDS encoding STAS domain-containing protein, which produces MSHDPHSAEPVVSLRLEGELTIYRAVELKQALFDLLKRATHVELDLSGVTEIDTCGVQLLIALKQQAVALHRELRLVGHTPCVVEAFGLLDLTAYFGDPLLAQTEPRGAAR; this is translated from the coding sequence ATGTCCCATGACCCCCACAGCGCCGAACCGGTGGTGTCGCTGCGCCTCGAAGGCGAGCTGACGATCTACCGCGCCGTCGAGCTGAAGCAAGCCCTCTTCGATCTGCTCAAGCGCGCGACCCACGTCGAACTGGACCTGTCCGGCGTGACCGAGATCGACACCTGCGGTGTGCAACTGCTGATCGCGTTGAAGCAGCAGGCCGTCGCGCTGCATCGCGAACTGCGCCTGGTGGGCCACACCCCTTGTGTCGTCGAGGCCTTCGGCCTGCTCGACCTGACCGCGTACTTCGGCGATCCGCTGTTGGCGCAGACCGAACCGCGAGGAGCCGCGCGATGA
- a CDS encoding chemotaxis protein CheW, translating into MTDLIATQRSAASVSPTVAEPAQYLTFMLGGEAFAIGILSIKEIIEYQGLTTVPMMPECVRGVINLRGAVVPVIDLQARLGRRSSEVTKRTCIVIVEVQGEDERQVVGVVVDVVNEVLEIAPADIEPAPTFGARIRTDFIAGMGKVRGKFVILLDVDTVLAIADELIGRAGAAHEPAVALT; encoded by the coding sequence ATGACGGACCTTATCGCGACGCAGCGCAGCGCTGCCAGCGTCTCTCCCACCGTGGCCGAGCCGGCCCAGTACCTCACCTTCATGCTGGGCGGCGAGGCGTTCGCCATCGGCATTCTGTCGATCAAGGAGATCATCGAATACCAGGGTCTGACGACCGTGCCGATGATGCCCGAGTGCGTGCGCGGCGTGATCAACCTGCGCGGCGCCGTGGTGCCGGTGATCGATCTGCAGGCGCGCCTGGGCCGCCGCAGCTCCGAGGTGACCAAGCGCACCTGCATCGTCATCGTCGAGGTGCAAGGCGAGGACGAGCGCCAAGTGGTGGGCGTGGTGGTGGATGTGGTCAACGAGGTGCTCGAGATCGCGCCGGCCGACATCGAGCCAGCACCGACCTTCGGCGCCCGCATCCGCACCGACTTCATCGCCGGCATGGGCAAGGTGCGCGGCAAGTTCGTGATCCTGCTCGACGTCGACACGGTGCTGGCCATTGCCGACGAACTGATCGGGCGCGCCGGCGCGGCACATGAGCCGGCCGTCGCCCTGACCTGA
- a CDS encoding methyl-accepting chemotaxis protein, with protein sequence MLSNLKIGVRLTAAFLVVAAASAIVGAVGISNAAKLNEKADHMYSTELMGLSYIKEANVQLIYIGRMRASYQLATTQEERAKQLEGIKKTSALLKENIEKAKPLFDTERAKQIFASFAATWEQYERELHTVLTAVGERKLQERDEAMAKQVESLLSKASAMDELMSELGKRKEDRAKQAAEDAIALYEQSRTLMIGTILAALTGGILLGVLISRGISKPLNKAVDVANRLADGDLTVKIDATSKDETGQLLQAMQHMVARLSQVVTEVNGSAEALAGASEEVSATAQALSQAASEQAAGVEETSASIEQMTASIAQNTENAKVTDGMATKAASEAGEGGEAVNATVSAMKQIAQKIGIIDDIAYQTNLLALNAAIEAARAGEHGKGFAVVAAEVRKLAERSQVAAQEIGTVASSSVELAEKAGQLLDEIVPTIRKTSELVQEITAASQEQSSGVGQINAAVSQLSQTTQQNASSSEELAATAEEMSSQAQQLQQTMGFFRLSATPVAMVAASARRPEATAPKAKLKNRPAGAAAAPRLSGAMAFAGEPDESQFGKF encoded by the coding sequence ATGCTCAGCAACCTCAAGATCGGTGTGCGACTCACGGCCGCCTTCCTGGTCGTCGCCGCTGCGAGCGCCATCGTCGGCGCGGTCGGCATCAGCAACGCCGCCAAGCTCAACGAAAAGGCCGACCACATGTACTCGACGGAGCTGATGGGCCTGTCGTACATCAAGGAAGCCAACGTCCAACTCATCTACATCGGCCGCATGCGAGCCAGCTACCAACTCGCGACGACGCAGGAGGAGCGCGCCAAGCAGCTCGAGGGGATCAAAAAGACCTCGGCCCTGCTGAAGGAGAACATCGAGAAGGCCAAGCCGCTGTTCGACACCGAACGCGCCAAGCAGATCTTCGCCAGCTTCGCAGCCACGTGGGAGCAGTACGAGCGTGAACTGCATACGGTGCTGACCGCCGTCGGTGAACGCAAGCTGCAGGAACGTGATGAAGCGATGGCCAAACAGGTCGAGTCCCTCCTGAGCAAGGCCAGCGCGATGGACGAACTGATGTCCGAGCTCGGCAAGCGCAAGGAAGACCGGGCCAAGCAGGCGGCGGAAGACGCGATCGCGCTGTACGAGCAGAGCCGCACACTGATGATCGGCACCATCCTGGCGGCGCTCACCGGCGGCATCCTGTTGGGCGTGCTCATCAGCCGCGGCATCAGCAAGCCGCTGAACAAGGCGGTCGATGTGGCCAACCGGCTGGCCGACGGCGACCTGACCGTGAAGATCGACGCCACATCGAAGGACGAGACCGGCCAGCTGCTGCAGGCGATGCAGCACATGGTGGCGCGGCTGTCGCAGGTGGTGACCGAGGTCAATGGCAGCGCCGAGGCGCTGGCGGGTGCATCCGAAGAGGTGAGCGCGACGGCGCAAGCGCTGTCGCAGGCGGCCAGCGAGCAGGCCGCGGGCGTGGAGGAGACCAGCGCGTCGATCGAGCAGATGACCGCATCGATTGCTCAGAACACCGAAAACGCCAAGGTCACCGACGGCATGGCCACCAAGGCGGCTTCCGAGGCCGGTGAGGGCGGCGAGGCGGTGAATGCGACGGTCAGCGCGATGAAGCAGATCGCGCAGAAGATCGGCATCATCGACGACATCGCCTACCAGACCAATCTGCTGGCGCTGAACGCGGCGATCGAAGCCGCACGTGCCGGCGAGCACGGCAAGGGCTTCGCGGTGGTGGCGGCCGAGGTGCGCAAGCTGGCCGAACGCAGCCAGGTGGCGGCGCAAGAGATCGGCACCGTGGCCTCCAGCAGCGTGGAGCTGGCCGAGAAGGCCGGCCAGCTGCTCGACGAGATCGTGCCGACCATCCGCAAGACCTCCGAGCTGGTGCAGGAGATCACCGCGGCGTCGCAGGAACAGTCGTCGGGTGTTGGCCAGATCAACGCCGCGGTCAGCCAGCTGAGCCAGACCACGCAGCAGAACGCGTCCAGCTCGGAGGAGCTGGCCGCCACGGCCGAGGAGATGAGCAGCCAGGCCCAGCAGCTGCAGCAGACCATGGGCTTCTTCCGACTGAGCGCGACGCCGGTGGCGATGGTCGCCGCGTCGGCTCGCAGGCCCGAGGCGACGGCACCGAAAGCCAAGCTCAAGAACCGGCCTGCAGGCGCGGCAGCCGCGCCTCGCCTGTCCGGCGCCATGGCCTTCGCCGGCGAGCCCGACGAGTCGCAATTCGGCAAGTTCTGA
- a CDS encoding HAMP domain-containing methyl-accepting chemotaxis protein, producing the protein MFNNLKVATRLAIGFGLVIALLALMSFLGLTKLEAINHGLEIVVKDRVPKVIEATEITRNTVDNGRALPSILLASSDAEVEQLKRGIERNRSRDEELIAELEKTVKSERGLALLKEILAKQGVMERKYDPFFSLAKTDRTKAAEYLRTEVLPANTAFEHALHELVVLQIEQMDAQAKVAAASYEETRKLLLMLAVAAILIAAGAGYLISRSLLRVLGGEPAYAADVLRRVADGEIDIDVKTTGNGQDNLLGAVQQMVTRLRMVIDGQRRALDAANQGDFSVRMELRDLRGFQHEMGDGLNRLMATTGDSLDDVRRVMRAMAEGDLTQTIDQHYEGAFGEMKAHINECVARLSQVVTEVNGSAEALAGASEEVSATAQSLSQAASEQAAGVEETSASIEQMTASIAQNTENAKVTDGMATKAASEAGEGGEAVNATVSAMKQIAQKIGIIDDIAYQTNLLALNAAIEAARAGEHGKGFAVVAAEVRKLAERSQVAAQEIGTVASSSVELAEKAGQLLDEIVPTIRKTSELVQEITAASQEQSSGVGQINAAVSQLSQTTQQNASSSEELAATAEEMSSQAQQLQQTMGFFKLAAVSGSRAPHASAAAPSKSAVARAGAQRNRVVAPAPHRVVSHNPGLNGAHALDEGSFANF; encoded by the coding sequence ATGTTCAACAATCTCAAAGTCGCCACCCGCCTGGCGATCGGCTTCGGCCTCGTGATCGCCCTGCTGGCGCTCATGTCCTTCCTCGGCCTGACCAAGTTGGAAGCGATCAACCACGGCCTGGAGATCGTCGTGAAGGATCGGGTGCCCAAGGTGATCGAGGCGACCGAGATCACGCGCAACACCGTCGACAACGGGCGCGCGCTGCCCAGCATCCTGCTGGCGAGCAGCGATGCCGAAGTCGAACAACTCAAGCGAGGCATCGAGCGCAATCGCTCGCGCGACGAAGAACTCATCGCCGAGCTCGAAAAGACGGTGAAGAGCGAGCGCGGGCTGGCGCTGCTGAAGGAGATCCTCGCGAAGCAAGGCGTGATGGAACGGAAGTACGACCCGTTCTTCTCCCTCGCCAAAACGGACCGGACGAAGGCGGCGGAGTATCTGAGGACCGAAGTGCTGCCCGCGAACACGGCGTTCGAACATGCGCTGCACGAGTTGGTGGTGTTGCAGATCGAACAGATGGACGCCCAAGCCAAGGTGGCGGCGGCGAGCTACGAGGAAACGCGCAAGCTGCTCCTGATGCTGGCCGTCGCCGCGATCCTGATCGCCGCCGGTGCCGGCTACCTGATCAGCCGCAGCCTGCTGCGCGTGCTGGGCGGTGAGCCGGCCTATGCGGCCGACGTGCTGCGCCGCGTGGCCGACGGTGAGATCGACATCGACGTCAAGACGACCGGCAACGGCCAAGATAACCTGCTGGGCGCCGTGCAGCAGATGGTGACGCGGCTGCGGATGGTGATCGACGGGCAGCGCCGTGCGCTCGACGCGGCCAACCAGGGCGATTTCAGCGTGCGCATGGAACTGCGCGACCTGCGCGGCTTTCAGCATGAAATGGGCGACGGCCTGAACCGGCTGATGGCGACCACCGGCGACAGCCTCGACGATGTGCGCCGCGTGATGCGCGCGATGGCCGAGGGCGACCTGACACAGACGATCGACCAGCACTACGAAGGTGCTTTCGGCGAGATGAAGGCGCATATCAACGAGTGTGTCGCGCGGCTGTCGCAGGTGGTGACCGAGGTCAATGGCAGCGCCGAGGCGCTGGCGGGCGCATCCGAAGAGGTGAGCGCGACGGCGCAATCGCTGTCGCAGGCGGCCAGCGAGCAGGCCGCCGGCGTGGAGGAGACCAGCGCGTCGATCGAGCAGATGACCGCGTCGATCGCACAGAACACCGAAAACGCCAAGGTCACCGACGGCATGGCCACCAAGGCGGCTTCCGAGGCCGGTGAGGGCGGCGAGGCGGTGAATGCGACGGTCAGCGCGATGAAGCAGATCGCGCAGAAGATCGGCATCATCGACGACATCGCCTACCAGACCAATCTGCTGGCGCTGAACGCGGCGATCGAAGCCGCACGTGCCGGCGAGCACGGCAAGGGCTTCGCGGTGGTGGCGGCCGAGGTGCGCAAGCTGGCCGAACGCAGCCAGGTGGCGGCGCAAGAGATCGGCACCGTGGCCTCCAGCAGCGTGGAACTGGCCGAGAAGGCCGGCCAGCTGCTCGACGAGATCGTGCCGACCATCCGCAAGACCTCGGAGCTGGTGCAGGAGATCACCGCGGCGTCGCAGGAACAGTCGTCGGGTGTCGGGCAGATCAACGCCGCGGTCAGCCAGCTGAGCCAGACCACGCAGCAGAACGCGTCCAGCTCCGAGGAGCTGGCCGCCACGGCCGAGGAGATGAGCAGCCAGGCCCAACAGCTGCAGCAGACCATGGGCTTCTTCAAGCTGGCGGCCGTTTCGGGCAGCCGTGCGCCGCACGCCTCGGCCGCCGCACCGAGCAAATCGGCGGTGGCACGAGCGGGGGCGCAGCGGAACAGGGTGGTGGCGCCCGCGCCCCACCGCGTCGTCTCCCACAACCCCGGCCTCAACGGCGCACATGCGCTGGATGAAGGCTCGTTTGCCAACTTCTGA
- a CDS encoding chemotaxis protein CheA: MNIDQALPTFVAESRELLQEMEQALLLIASDGPSPDHVNAIFRAAHTVKGSAGLFGLDDIVDFTHVVEGVLDQVRAGKLEMSAEMVTRMLACGDHIAMLIEAVAAGDRNGNAERRALGAPLLAQLQAGLGNDGPAAPLSDAAPAQRTTGRPDHWHISLRFGRDVLRHGLDPLSFIRYLGTLGRIEAIATVADALPPAEELDPESCYLGFEIAFSSATADKAAIESVFEFLLEDCELRILPPNSRVEQYLELISQLPEQPARLGDILVRCGSVTLHELDEALQRQAQLEAPQQQRLGEILVEQGAAPVEVVEAALSRQKQIKENKTLETQTVRVDAAKLDILINQVGELIIAAAGANMAARRHGNAELQERNATLMSLIEDMRDSALSLRMVKIGGTFNRFQRVVHDVARELGKDIGLSISGEDTELDKTLVEKIGDPLTHLVRNAMDHGIEAPELRLERHKPARGTVSLNAFHDSGSIVIEVSDDGRGLDRERILAKGIERGLVEAGRSLSDAEVYALIFEAGFSTAERVTNLSGRGVGMDVVKRNIEALRGSVHVASRPGHGTTVSVRLPLTLAIINGFQVAVGKSVFVLPLEMVDECIEYTVDGEHDYTNLRGEVLPFIRLAELFGLPQTPCARRNIVVVKHASQRFGIVVDTLLGQAQTVIKPMAKMFGQVQGVSGSSILGSGEVALILDVPALMAQTQQQRWQAQTEVV, from the coding sequence ATGAACATCGACCAGGCGCTGCCGACCTTCGTTGCCGAGAGCCGCGAACTGCTGCAGGAGATGGAGCAGGCCCTGCTGCTCATCGCCTCGGACGGGCCGAGCCCCGACCACGTCAACGCCATCTTCCGCGCGGCCCACACCGTCAAAGGTTCGGCCGGTCTCTTCGGTTTGGACGACATCGTCGATTTCACGCACGTGGTCGAGGGTGTGCTCGACCAGGTCCGCGCCGGCAAGCTCGAGATGTCGGCTGAGATGGTGACGCGGATGCTGGCGTGCGGCGATCACATCGCGATGCTGATCGAGGCGGTGGCGGCCGGCGACCGCAACGGCAACGCCGAGCGCCGCGCCCTCGGCGCACCGTTGCTGGCCCAGTTGCAAGCCGGGCTGGGCAATGACGGCCCGGCGGCGCCCCTGTCCGATGCGGCACCGGCGCAGCGCACCACCGGCAGGCCCGACCACTGGCACATCTCGCTGCGCTTCGGCCGCGACGTGCTGCGCCACGGGCTCGACCCGCTGTCTTTCATCCGCTATCTCGGCACGCTCGGCCGCATCGAGGCTATCGCCACCGTCGCCGATGCCTTGCCGCCGGCCGAGGAGCTGGACCCGGAGAGCTGCTACCTCGGCTTCGAAATCGCCTTCAGCAGCGCCACCGCCGACAAGGCCGCCATCGAGTCGGTCTTCGAGTTCCTGCTGGAAGACTGCGAGCTGCGCATCCTGCCCCCGAACAGCCGCGTCGAACAGTACCTCGAGTTGATCAGCCAGCTGCCCGAGCAGCCCGCCCGGCTCGGCGACATCCTGGTGCGCTGCGGCTCGGTGACGCTGCACGAACTGGACGAAGCCTTGCAACGCCAGGCGCAGCTCGAAGCGCCGCAGCAGCAACGCCTCGGCGAGATCCTGGTCGAGCAGGGCGCCGCGCCGGTCGAGGTGGTGGAGGCGGCGCTGTCGCGCCAGAAGCAGATCAAGGAAAACAAGACGCTCGAGACCCAGACCGTGCGGGTCGACGCGGCCAAGCTTGACATCCTGATCAACCAGGTCGGAGAGCTGATCATCGCCGCGGCCGGCGCCAACATGGCGGCGCGGCGCCACGGCAATGCGGAACTGCAGGAACGCAACGCCACCCTGATGAGCTTGATCGAAGACATGCGCGACAGCGCGCTGTCTTTGCGCATGGTGAAGATCGGCGGCACGTTCAACCGCTTCCAACGGGTGGTGCACGACGTCGCGCGCGAACTCGGCAAGGACATCGGCTTGTCGATCAGCGGCGAGGACACCGAACTCGACAAGACACTGGTCGAGAAGATCGGCGACCCGCTGACGCATTTGGTGCGCAATGCGATGGACCATGGCATCGAGGCCCCTGAGCTGCGCCTCGAGCGCCACAAGCCGGCGCGCGGCACCGTCAGCCTCAACGCCTTCCACGATTCCGGCTCGATCGTCATCGAGGTCAGCGACGACGGCCGCGGCCTCGACCGTGAGCGCATCCTCGCCAAAGGTATCGAGCGCGGCCTGGTCGAGGCCGGCAGGAGCCTGAGCGATGCCGAGGTCTACGCCCTGATCTTCGAGGCCGGTTTCTCGACCGCCGAGCGGGTCACCAACCTGTCCGGGCGTGGTGTCGGCATGGACGTGGTCAAGCGCAACATCGAAGCGCTGCGCGGCAGCGTACACGTCGCCAGTCGCCCGGGCCACGGCACGACGGTGTCGGTGCGGCTGCCGCTCACCCTGGCCATCATCAACGGCTTCCAGGTCGCCGTCGGCAAGTCGGTGTTCGTGCTGCCGCTGGAGATGGTGGACGAGTGCATCGAGTACACGGTCGACGGCGAGCACGACTACACCAACCTGCGCGGCGAGGTGCTGCCCTTCATTCGGCTGGCCGAGCTGTTCGGCTTGCCACAGACGCCCTGCGCACGGCGCAACATCGTGGTGGTCAAGCACGCCTCCCAGCGCTTCGGCATCGTCGTCGACACCTTGCTGGGGCAGGCCCAGACGGTGATCAAGCCGATGGCCAAGATGTTCGGCCAGGTTCAGGGCGTCAGCGGCTCCAGCATCCTCGGCAGCGGCGAGGTGGCGCTGATTCTCGACGTGCCGGCGCTGATGGCGCAGACCCAACAACAAAGGTGGCAGGCGCAGACCGAAGTCGTTTGA
- a CDS encoding response regulator, whose product MIVDDSASLRQVVSIALKGAGYDVIEGDNGKTALAKLTGQRVHLIVSDVNMPEMDGITFVKAVKQLPAYKFTPVVMLTTESADDKKREGQLAGAKAWMTKPFRPEQLLGVVQKLVLP is encoded by the coding sequence ATGATCGTTGACGACTCGGCTTCGCTTCGGCAAGTCGTGAGCATCGCATTGAAGGGTGCGGGCTACGACGTGATCGAGGGCGACAACGGCAAGACCGCGCTGGCCAAGCTCACCGGCCAGCGTGTGCACCTGATCGTCAGCGACGTCAACATGCCCGAGATGGACGGCATCACCTTCGTGAAGGCCGTCAAACAGCTGCCGGCCTACAAGTTCACGCCCGTCGTGATGTTGACCACCGAGTCGGCCGACGACAAGAAGCGGGAAGGGCAGCTGGCGGGGGCGAAAGCCTGGATGACCAAGCCGTTCCGGCCCGAGCAGTTGCTGGGCGTGGTCCAGAAGCTGGTGCTGCCTTGA